From a region of the Eulemur rufifrons isolate Redbay chromosome 7, OSU_ERuf_1, whole genome shotgun sequence genome:
- the NDUFA8 gene encoding NADH dehydrogenase [ubiquinone] 1 alpha subcomplex subunit 8, with product MPGIVELPTLEELKVQEVKVSSAVLKAAAHHYGAQCDKPNKEFMLCRWEEKDPRRCLDEGKLVNQCALEFFRQIKRHCAEPFTEYWTCIDYSGQQLFRYCRKQQAKFDECVLDKLGWVRPDLGELSKVTKVKTDRPLPENPYRSRPRPEPNPEIKEDLKPARHGSRFFFWTK from the exons GTGAAGGTCAGTTCTGCTGTGCTTAAAGCTGCAGCCCATCACTATGGAGCTCAGTGTGACAAGCCCAACAAGGAGTTCATGCTCTGCCGCTGGGAAGAGAAGGATCCCAGGCGGTGTTTAGACGAAGGCAAGCTGGTCAACCAGTGTGCTTTGGAATTCTTTAG GCAGATAAAGCGTCACTGTGCAGAGCCTTTTACAGAATATTGGACCTGCATCGATTATTCCGGCCAGCAGTTATTTCGTTACTGTCGCAAACAGCAGGCAAAGTTTGACGAGTGTGTGCTGGACAAACTGGGCTGGGTGCGGCCTGACCTGGGAGAACTGTCAAAG GTCACCAAGGTGAAAACAGACCGACCTTTACCAGAGAATCCCTATCGCTCAAGACCGAGACCAGAGCCCAACCCTGAGATCAAGGAAGATCTGAAGCCTGCCAGACATGGCAGCCGCTTTTTTTTCTGGACCAAGTGA